The genomic region aTTTAATATATTGGATCATAAATATAATTTATACAAATGATCTAGTTACGAAAGTAAACAGTCTCAAATACATTACaacatatgtatttattatttataaaccaAACTTACATGATTGTAAATATGATTGACAAAAGATACTCATTTATAAAAGTAGACTAATTTCTGAAATCTATATGAATGTATTAATCAACTAAATTAATATAAAGCtatttctaaaataaaattaatattcttTAAATTAACATGTTCATATTCCTCATTGAAATGAAAGCTTAATCAAATTTAAGAATCTTGTAAACAAATAAAGACATTTATATTTATAATCATGATAGTTGTGGATACCATCAAAATATGAAGACCTAAAGAATTTTGTGAGACATAATTTCTTCCCATCTATAATAAATTAGAGTAACCATTAGAATAGTCAAACAACAGTATATGTAGGATTGACAAAGTAGAACAACACAATAATATTGTCTAGaattaaatctaaaaattatatattttactttatcaaggAGAGTGAATCTTCTATAATTGTTTCTTTGATATCATATCCCATCGCCATCAATTGAAAAGGTTTGCCATAAAATTATAACAAATTAGGTATAAGTCCCGGTTCACCCACCACCTATTTAAAAAAAAGTGAAACTCCAATAAACTGCTTGGCCctctctatttaaataaataaatcattttaacaaGTGCGGTTTCATCCCTGAATTATTTAAAGCTATTCAATTAAGTGCCCATtgatcacttgattacaaaatatGCTATTAAAAGTTACGTGACGTAAGCCTTGACGTTTGCAGATGAGATTTGAATGCTGGAAAATCTTTCCTTTCAATTAAAAGTTACGTGACGTAAGCCTTGACGTTTGCAGATGAGATTTGAATGCTGGAAAATCTTTCCTTTCAATCGCAACATTGAAATAATTAATTGATATCGCCAATCAATGTTGACTGCAAATGTTTGAAACGgcaaaataatataaaatcaatGACGTCACGGAAATGAATTTTATCGGCCGCCCAGATGCCAAATCTGATTTACTCGAACCTatttaaattcaattcaattcagATTTCAGGCACAAACATAAAGCGAATTGTCTTCACAAATTATAGATTTTTGACAATGAGTAGTCAGGAAAAGCAGGGCAGCAGTTTGGAAGGGCGCGTAGCCATCGTGACGGGTGCCTCGAGAGGCATCGGCAGAGAAATTGCTCTGCATTTGGCTGAAAAAGGAGCCAAAGTCGTGATAAATTATGTAGGAAACCAGCAAAAAGCAGAAGAAGTCGCAGCCATAATCAATGAAAACAAGGACGGAGAAAGAGCGATTATATGCAGAGCAGATATTTCAGTTTCTGGGGACGTGAAAAAATTATTCGATGCAGCGGAGAAAGCGTTCGGAGGCGTCCACATAATCGTGAACTGTGCGGGAGTGCTCGATTCCAACTCACCCTCAATTGCAAACACGCCTGAAGAGGATTGGGATCGGACTTTCAACATTAACTGCAAAGGAGCGTTTTTGTGCTCGAGGGAAGCGGCAAACAGACTCGTACGTGGTGGCGGTGGCCGCATTATCAATTTGAGCAGCTCGCTTGTGGGGACTGTGAAGCCTGGGTATGGGGCTTACGCCGCCACCAATGCTGCCGTTGAGACCATGACCAGGATTTTGGCCAAGGAGTTGAGGGGGACTCGCATTACTGCAAATTGCATCGCACCAGGTGGGATTGTGACGGAGTTGTTTTTGGAGGGGAAGAGTGAGGAGTTGGTTGATAGGATTGCCATGGAGTCACCCTTTGAGCGGCTGGGGCAGAAGGAGGATGTTGCTCCCGTGGCGGCTTTCCTTGCTACAGATGATGCTGAGTGGGTTAATGGCCAGGTTATTCGTATCAATGGAGGCATCGTTTGAATAAGACTTAAGATTTAGGCTTTTGATTGGTTATAAATAGTATATTAGCTTTTCACAGTCTATGAAATGGAGTATGTAAGCTTGACGTATAATTTGAGTTTCCAATCTCTCTGAGTGATTTAtcttcagaaaaagaaaagaatgaaaatgagaaatggagTATGTAAACTTTATGCATGATTGGAGTTTCCAATCTCTCTGAGTGATTCATCTTCagaaaaatgaaagaatgaaaataGGAAATATTGTAATGTTTTGTTTTCCAAGCAATCACTCAGAAAAAGGAAAGAATGAAAATAggaaaattataattttttgttttccAAACTTTTTTCTTATAATAGCATCTTTCTATTCTTAAAATTTGACATGACTTGTTTTTATAaacaagatttttatttaaaaatgttatcaaaataaaaattgaagatCACAAGTTATATCGTTGATAAAGTATTTTGTTTCATCACCTCTTGGCTTCTGTACCGAGAGGATTTCATCACCTCTTGGCTTGATCTTGAACGGTATTTCGTTCGGGTTTCTATATAAATAGGgcgagagcgaaagttgtagctcAATCCTGCGATTACATACTGAGTGTCAATTATGAAGGGGATACATTGCCCTAGACCGATTGACTAGAGATTTAGGTGTCTCGCCTAGAATGTATCTACGTAGGTGTGCCCAAATCTGAGTAAAAACCTTTGTGATTAGAAGTCTTATTCTTATTGTTTTTCGAATACATTGGTGCAAGGGATACATGTCGTGTCAAATTGCAACGCAACATGCAATTTTCCCCCTTTATTTAGATTTGGTGTTGAACGTCTACCATCCATGTATCTAGGCATACCTTTATTCAATGGGGGCAATCAAAGACAATATTTGGTGCGACACTATTGGGAAGTGCACGAAGAAGGTGGGATGTTGGAAGGGGAGATGGTTCACCATGTCTAGCAAAATCACCATGCTTAAGGCAGTCATCGCTATCATACCAATATGTATGCTTTCATGTATCGAATTATCGAATGGGGATAGCACAAAGATAGCCTCTCTGCAAAAAAGTTTCCTTTGGGAAGGCTCCAATGAAAAAGAAACACATACCTCATCTCTTATTGTGGGacactataaaaaaaaattgaaattgagaGGGGATGCCAGTATTCGTGAAATGCAAACATAGAACATTGCTCTTGGGGCCAAGCTAACATGGCGGATCTTCAAAATACATGTAGCCCTCTAGAGCAGACTCTTTCATCATCATTAATGATGATGAAACAGTCCCTCACTTTGCTACCATAGGTCTCCAATGGCGTGTGCACTACTTTCTCCAAGCCTAGGATGGTGACAAGAGGGTACTAGTCATTCCAAGAATCATACAAGGAGGAGCTATCAAGGTAACACACCTAATTTTCCATAGGAGGTTAGATTATAGTGCTCCTATATTTGATAATAAAATTCCGTACTGAAGAGCCCCTAGGTGGATTGGCAATAGTGAGTATGATGATTCTCTTAACCGCATACTCACTATTGCCAATCCACCTAGGGGCTCTTCAGTACGGAATTTTATTATCAAATATAGGAGCACTATAATCTAACCTCCTATGGAAAATTAGGTGTGTTACCTTGATAGCTCCTCCTTGTATGATTCTTGGAATGACTAGTACCCTCTTGTCACCATCCTAGGCTTGAAGAAAGTAGTGCACACGCCATTGGAGACCTATGGTAGCAAAGTGAGGGACTGTTTCATTATCATTAATGATGATGACGTCGAATCTTACAAATAGAAAGACTTTGATATGTTGGACTATGATTGTAAGGAACAGTTGCTAAAAAAAGCTCGGCAAGCGACATTTGCTATTATCTAATGGTAACGATAAAATTATGTATTGTGTGGCTAAATTTGATTCTTATCCCAGTAAGATTGACTTTGAGGTCATTAGTACGAAATCGATGCTTATCATTGGCCAACGGAGCTCTGTTGGGGCACAAATGTCCCCCCTAAGATGGGAGCATTTGTTTCGACCACCCTTCACAAGTGCAACTTAATGGGGAATAGACTGCAAAAGATTGGTATCTCGGGCCCTCACTGGTGTACTCTATGCAAAGAAAATGAAGAGACTGCTGACCATCTCCTGATTCAATACAAAGTGGCACAGACCCGTTGGTACCATTTTTGTCACAGACGTAGTGGGTGGTCGAGACCACTTCTAAACGGTGTTTGCGAGGTCTTTGTTTCTGCAAGCGCTTCGGGATCGGTGTACAGCAGACTTCGTTTAAACTCACCTTACATCAGTCTCCAAATCTCCCTCTCGATCTTACACCTAGGACGGGTGACAACCGAACTCTTTCAGGAGGGGTTCGCTCACATCTCCTCAAATGATAAGGTCTTCATTTGTGACGACGATGGTTTGATGGGTGGCCTGTGAACTAGCATTATATTTCTTTAGACAAACACAACACTTAGGAGTAAGAGGTTGAAGACtagaagtatcatttcttgaaaaTTCAAAGGTGCGAGTGTAGCTGCACTCAATGCTCGGTGACTGATGAACTTCAGGAGAAATTTTTAATTAACACAGATATTGAAGGAGTGGTGCAGAGGATCATAGGCGAAAAGCACTTGGTGCAGGCTCAAATTCATAACGTTGAACTTTTGGAGCATTTCTTGTACAACATAGTCCATTCGTTTGGCAGCTTTGAACGTGGAGAAAAAGCAATACGCAGCTACCTCCACTGCCTTGGGCTGCCTTAGCTATGATACTTCGATGGGCCTGGTGGGTGATGCCATTTGCACCGCACTTGTGCGAAGTCTGAGGAGGTCAAATAAGCCATAACATTGTTAAAAGAGGGCCTGTATAGAAAGAGTATGCAAACTTATGCTAATTACGTAAACTATTATGAGAATCTCTTCACCCCTACCCCTATCCATATTGAGAGACTCCAAGAAGATTCGCATATTGGTTTTTGCTCTCTGAAAATCAGAACAACCATTACAATAGTTGAATAACATTTTATATAAGATTGACAAATGAAACAACATTATAAGAATATCTAAAATCAAATTTAAGAAGATTTGAATTTCTATTTATATTGAATTGTATCGCAATATTTAACATTAATAAAAACATTACAATACCCTACGGATACACTTAGCCGAATTGGAGGAAGGGAATCCTCTAGTTATTTCTCTAATCTGTATCCTGCCGCCATCAATTAGGATTGTTTCCCCAAACGATCATAATATTAATATACGAATAATTTATGAAAATTAACTGATACAAAAATACAAGTTTTGTTacaacttaaaaatattattatagtgATAACTTTCATTAAATATAGTAATATAATTACGAAATACATTACTAAGGTTACGTGACGTAAGCCTTGACGTTTGCAGATGAGATTTGATGCTGGGAAATACTTAATTAATTAGCCGATCAATTTTGACGAAAAAATAATGTCGACTACATAAGGTCATAGCTGACGTCACTGAAAGGAACGTATCGCCCGCCCACCTGCAAATCTCATTTACTGGAATATTGAAGTCTTCCAATTTCTCGGCTTACAACCATTATTCGATTCAGGCACAAACAAAAAGAAGTCTtaacaaatgaaattttggtcaaatcCCTCACTCTTGATTATCGTAGATCAATATTCTTTGAGAGTTTACATTGATTTTCCTCTTTTGATCCTTCCTCCTTAGAGCTCACTACCTTTTATTCTAGTTAGATCTCGATTGTTTTATAGAATTTTTTGAGTTCATTTTGAAGGATTTTGAAGGATTTTGAAGGAATTTTAAGAATTTTAATGATTTCAAAACTAATCAGTTCAATGCATTCAATATGTGGAGATCTTCATTTAAAAGAAAAGTCATTAAAATAAGAATCGAttatcaaaagttacatctctaaaAGGTACTTTACTTCAAGAATTtctaataaaattttcttttttcttacaTATCTTTTGCAATGGCTCCTATTGATGTTCCAATCTCTAACCTAATGCGAACTTGCGCTAATAGGGGGAAGCCTACAAATGTGGGACATAGTTTCCAAATCAACCTCTAGAATTTTAGAAGTTGATTCTTTGTTGGATTTTCAATATGCTCTTATTAGATCACAATGAGAGAAAAGGGAAATAAAGTACTAAGATTCAAATAAAAATCTAGGTGAACAATGCGATTCTTTTCAATGAAATGATTTTTATTTCTCAGCAACATATTTCCAACAACCCAAATTAAAGAAAATATGGAAGTATATCATGAATACATTAAAATCTTTCACAAtgaacaaaataaataaatgaaaagatCATGGCTTCATATATTTATTTGCTCATAACTTTCATATCTCATATTCAGATATTACTTATAATGAATTCAAACATATGAAGCTAATGAGGTATAAATGAATACTTGATTTAAAACAAAAAGTCTATAAAGCACATAGGACAAGAGTATTTCTACTTTAGTTTGAGTATGAATAAGTGTGAGGATCTTATTTATGGGAAACTTAGCCTAGAAAAAGTTAGAAGCAACATGATAGAAAATAGTAGACACGATTATTGTTGCATGTATGAAACTACTACATGATTATGAAAAAGTTTTTAATTTGGAATTAAAATCCTTTGGATTGGTGTTTCTAGTTGATGATTGTTATACTACATTTTAAGATGAGGTTCAAGATATAATTTAGATCTTTTGTAATCTTTGGATGTGTTACTTTTCAAGTAGAAACTTCAAACTAGTGACAtgcttttataattttaaaaagttGATTTATCCTTTAGGGTGTTATGTCCATTTAATGGAGGCTTTCTATGATAAATTGAATTGTACAGGATATTAAAAACTAACATTTTATTCATATCCCTCATGTTGTTTCCACAATGCTTTTACATATTTACTTTTGGCATTTTAAGATTGAGTGAAAATGTAACATGTGTGTCTCTTGATTACATCTCTCCCCCTTCTTTATTGGTTCATAGGTTCTTTATAGATAACAAAATGGGACTTACAAACATGTCATGTTGTACTACCTTGAACAATGACACAATGGAAGAGAACTATCAAATTGGCATTCAAGAGATTGTAGTCTACCATGCATCTTGTTGTTAGACTAATTCATCACACATATTAAATGAGTAGTGAGGACATTCAAGTGCTTGTGTGGATTTTGAGAACCAATAGTGCAATAGTGTTCATTTGTCAGACTAAAATATTCTATGCAACACAAAAGGTATAATGAATCTTCACCTTATTTATTTCCATTATccctcaaaaataccaaaaataagaGAAGGACAACCAAGATAATATCATGGCTATCTTTAACTAATAGAATAGAGGAAAATAGTTATTAgattgacaactttcttaaggtaCAAATTACACAAAGTAGGTCGTTAaatctaatttttcattttattttatttacatgaaCAATAGGGCCCAATTAAATGATGTGAATAGTTCACCCAATAGCACAAAAAATTAAGATAttttattgaaaattaaaataatgTGCCAATTGGTGATCTAAGTACAAAAGATCTCTAATTTTTTGAGCATCTTTTGAACACAACATTGAAATTTGTAAAAATTGTGCACCATCAAGAAAATTTCTCTAGGTGAACTAGGATgccataattaaaaaaataacattaGAATGGTTCATTATCCCATTTAAAAATCTAAAAGTATAAatcaatgaaaaaagaaaagaatgcATGGAATCTACTAAAGTGATGCCATGAATGCATGTAAGATAAAATCCTATGAAGGAGAGAAACTAATTTGGCCAAAATAAGCATAGAAAAAATATCTTTAACTCTTGTGATTTCTCACGGGGTTCTTGTTTGAAAGGGAAAATCCAAAAGCTAAACCCTAGGCGtgggaaataaataaaaattaaacttaaaaaaatCATTAACCTTCATTAACATCATGCTTTAATGTCATGTTGGTGTCCTTTATTTGAAGGCCTCAAAGGATTTGTACAACTAAGTAGTAACTTATCTTGTCACATGAAATTGCACCCTATTGAAATTAGTTTAACATTCCAATGACACACTGAGAATGATCTCAAGGTGTGGGAACCTATAGTTGAGGTTAGAGACTTAGAGGAAGTTGAATTACTTTTTAAGATGGATAGAATGTGTTGATTCAACCCAACACACATTTAAACTACAAGTaattgaaagaaaaataacataAAGTACAAAAAATAAAGTAATCAAGGAGAAAATATTTGAAGGTATACATTTTTTTTGTTAGTCCAAGGTATCTTCGCGACCTAGCCCGACACCCATTTGGGGCAAGACTAGTCCCTGAAGATGTACCAAGCCACCCATAAGCTAGGTGCATCGGTTGATTCCAGGCCTTAGAGTCGAACCCAAGACCAATGGGGATAAAACCCATGGTCCAAGCCAACTCTACTACCTGTCTGGGCTGTTTGAAGGCATATGTTAGCATTACGTGAGAAGCCAAAACAAGAGCAAGTatgatagggaggatcctagtttgcttgagtcagcttgactcactctaAGACTTTCATCCTAGCCCAACTTGAGAATTCTCCTCtcactattcccctaatccactctaggtcctcactaccgaggTTTGATACTCTGCTCTgtgtgaattcactttcataaatccaccaactcactaatccaccggATCTCACTAGCcaccttgcagggttttctctaccatggattatacctacaacttctgctaagttgttttcctcctcatgcttggatcttctctccctttgatcccatcttcctctggtctaaggctaacagcctagactccagtctaccctgcaagtgattcctcttggtcattgATACCTAGCCAAGTTATCATCAAGCTCGCCGAGGGCCAGTTTGTTGAAACGATCGACGCCATTCCCTAGTCTACTACACatagaactctactatacatggatgactcttcttgacaacctccaatggtcgcgTGGATACcatgatggagaatcaagacagagccatgttataactacttgtcaccaacagaaaacaagaaacaaaatgatAACTTATTTACAGAGCCGAGCTTGACACGACTTCAAAATTGGGACTCACAAAACTtagaaaagtaacatctactctatcacactatcatttaaagatttaagccattatttatagttttcaaatgaaaattgaactttgagaaagaaaccaaaaaatagtcctcaaattgttattcaaaagatgttctttaTTCCACCTATTGGTGGAGGAGCACCTCATCCCTTCAAGGGCCCATATGTGGGGCATgatttagtttgtttttgttttgttttaaatagGGTCTATTTAGACCCAATATGATATAATAAGGCCAATAGTGCCATTAAAATGTAAAGGTTGAGTCAGTTGAGTCATATGtcctgaaaattgtcaaattgctcagatagggcctagtggtcaaaacaagtcaaaatggaaatatcaaggttgtggggagtattttttgtcatttttaatGTTATAAAATGTTATTTAACCTGTTTGGGGTATTGGATGatcaagaagtacaataaaccaaaagttgtcaaaaagcaagaaatgatgtcaatgcaacttttcaaagtttcttgacaacatttacaacaaaGGTTGGTTTTGGGTGGTTATAGTTGGTTGGTCAGTTGGGAAtccttataattatataaatatggtGAAATAATTCCTCAAAATGATGTAATTCTCAGAATTGaagtttttggcaataatagtaaGTGGTTTCCTTGCACATTCTGTGTTTTTCCTGAACTTTCCTCACATTCAATTTGTAATTTGTTAGTTTTAACCATTTCTATGTATTGAAGGTTCATTAAAATGGTTTGGGGGTTTAAGAACAGTAAATTACCTTTCATTTCCTTCAGGTTTCATGTCATTTGGTGTTGTTTTGGCAAAGATACAATAAGTtctctcaaaattgtcaaaacccaGAACTAGGGCAAACTGAGACAAAGATAATGCTATATCTTTTTGGTCTTGGTTGATCAAGCCACAAAAATTGGTGGAAATATGTAATATTATGTAAATTATCATTCCATTATTGTTTCAGGGTTTCATGATAGGTTTTGCACATGGTTTGAGACATGAAGGTGACTGAAAACTTGCCTCAAGAAGGTTTGACTGTCACAAGAAAAATATAGTCCTGATACGGGCTCAATATATCAAAAtgtaaccattggatctttctaatTTTTTGATATGTTTGTCATACTTGAGTTTTCTAGAGTCCCATTGGAGGGATCTGCAAAATATGTCCAATGGAAAAAGTTATTCATCTTTGAGTGAACATGTGTCAAAGAGGCCAGTAAGTTCTTGTTTAATAGTAACCTTTTGTACATGTTGAGGGTTGGATCAGAGTACATGGTGTTTGGTAATTAATGGTTGGTATGAGTTTTGAGATGGTGTGTGGAAGTGTCAAGGTTCTATATAAAGTGATGGTATCCTTCAAACAAACTTATACTCCCTTTGGTTTATGACTGCCCTCAATCCCAAGAAACCTATCCTAGTTGGTCTAGAAGGTATGATTGTGTTCATAGGCAAGAAGCAATATGTGTGGAGTTTTATAAAAAATTATGGCAAACCTTCATAAGGGAAAGTGATTAATCATTGTGAAACCTCAACAATGTGAGGTCGATTCCTAAAAGGTGTAGGGATTGTGTGTGGGTGTGAATGcactacatcagattggtatcagagcacgggGGTAGTTCTTATTGAAGGTTGAAAGGAGTGAGACAAGATGTCTCTGAAGAATGCAGGTAGAACAAGGGAGatccaagaattgaaggagaagaacACAAGGTTACAAGAGTCCTATCATGCCCTCTTAGCAAGGCTTTAAGCCTTGGAGACTAGTCAGAGAAGAAATGTTGATGTAGGGGATGTTagtgaagaagaggaaggagatgaagagTTCCATGAGGCAAAGGAAGAAACTGAAGAGCATATAGACCCTGAAGAACAAAGAACACTCAGAATTCTTAAGGTGGTAAAAGGAGACAAGTACAAGGTAAGGGGTGATATACCAATGTATGATGGTAGTTTGAAAGAGGAAGAACTTTTGGATTGGATAGCAGCAatggatgcttattttgatggCGAAGGCATACCTAATGAACAAAAGGTcaaataggaaaagacaaaactcaAGGGACATGCACTCCTATGGTGGGATCATGAAGAAGCTAATAGAAGAAAGAGAGGAAAGACCAAGGTTACTTCTTGGGGTCGGATGGTGGCTAAACTAAAAGGTAATTtccttcctaaagactatgaaattcaattgtATAAGAGATTGCAAGGGTTAAGGCAAAAGGAACAAGATGTTAAGGCATATACTAATGAATTTTTAAAGTTGAGTATAAGGTCTGGTAGAGAAGAAGATGAATTTGTTAAGGTTGCTAGATACTTAGGAGGTTTGAGATTTAATATTCAAGATGAGTTGGTTGTGGCTAACCCCAATAATGTCAAGGAATGTTATCAATTATCtctcaaggtggaagaaaagatgaagaggagacaaGATAAGGCTGCAAGAGGTAGAGGCAATAACAATGGTAGGGGTAGAGGTACATTTACTTCACATAA from Cryptomeria japonica chromosome 3, Sugi_1.0, whole genome shotgun sequence harbors:
- the LOC131874673 gene encoding short-chain type dehydrogenase/reductase-like gives rise to the protein MSSQEKQGSSLEGRVAIVTGASRGIGREIALHLAEKGAKVVINYVGNQQKAEEVAAIINENKDGERAIICRADISVSGDVKKLFDAAEKAFGGVHIIVNCAGVLDSNSPSIANTPEEDWDRTFNINCKGAFLCSREAANRLVRGGGGRIINLSSSLVGTVKPGYGAYAATNAAVETMTRILAKELRGTRITANCIAPGGIVTELFLEGKSEELVDRIAMESPFERLGQKEDVAPVAAFLATDDAEWVNGQVIRINGGIV